The Entelurus aequoreus isolate RoL-2023_Sb linkage group LG04, RoL_Eaeq_v1.1, whole genome shotgun sequence nucleotide sequence tagagtagtcagtgtacagtttgCATAGCAGTAATATGTCCAAATGGTGTCATTATTAAATGTGGGTGCCATTGTTGTGTAGTACTGCCTTAAGTTGTTACTATGTGTCCTTTTCCACTCTATGATGACATCACTGGTGCACTCATCTACCTTCCCACAGATTAAAGATGGCCCCCAAGTGTTCAATTAGGCTCATGTCTGAAGACAAACTTGGCTCTTCCATCACTTTCCCCCGAGAGAGAGGTGATCTTGCTCTGCTTCACAATGTCACAGTGCAGCACTCATGCAACCCCAGATCATGATTCTACCACCACCatttgcacatatacatatatgtgtgtgtgtgtatatatatatatatatatatatatatatatatatatatatatatatacagacccccagacacatttttttctataaatttgtccccccgagtcaaaataattgctctGGCCTGCTTTAAGGTGCATCCAAGTTCAATCTTAGTGTTGTCCCTTGGGACGCTGCAAGTAATACAAATGTTTGCGCCAATTGTCGAGGAGTGCTCGCTTTTGTGAGATACTTTATGAGTGAAAACACATTTTGTGGATATCCACATGCAGTGACATCACAGCTTCTCAGGGTAGAGCGTCTGGGAAAGAATGCTCGTCCTTCCAGTTCACGCAGGAGGAATTCTTGGAGTGTTTGTACAAATGAGACGACTGGCTGAAGCGTTTCCCACATTTTGGACAAGGATAAGGCTTTTCTCCCGTGTGGACGCGAATATGTTTCTTACAATCCGTCAGGTTCATGAATGTCTTGGAGCAGATCTTGCAGGCGTACTTCTTCTCCCCTTCCACCAGGAGCACGTTGTCTTCGGCCGCCGCCTTTTTGCACTTGGAGAGCACGTCCTCCGACGCTCTGGTCAGAGGTGCTCTGTCATCTGCTGCGGGGCCGGAGGACAAGGCTGCGGAGGACAAGGTTGCGGAGGACAAGGCTGCGGAGGACAAGGCTGCGGAGGACAAGGCTGCGGAGGACAAGGCTGCGGAGGACAAGGCTGCGGAGGACAAGGCTGCGGAGGACAAGGCTGCGGAGGACAAGGCTGCGGAGGACAAGGCTGCGGAGGACAAGGCTGCGGAGGGATCCGCGTCTGACTCGGGCAACACTTTGGGGGCGATGCGGCGGAAGGTCGTTCCGCTCGAGGCCGCGCGTCCTTTGGGGGCCTCCAGACTGAGGAACCCTGTCAAGGAGTTGTGCGCAGGCCGGAGGATGAGCGTGTCGCTAAAACCCGGACTCTGTGTCGGGAGTATTTGTTCCAAAGGGACGGACGTTAAAAGCAAGGTCGCGTCCGGGGCTTGAGCCGAGGTGTTGGGACCCCGTTGTCCCGCAGCATCACTGGCGGCGGCTGCTGCAGTGGCGGCTGCTGCGAGACTTGCAAAACCCTCTTCTTGGTCCATAGCTGCTGTCTCGCCCTCATGACCAGGGTTTAGGAAGCAGGACAGGGCCAACTCAGACAGGCTGTCAATGCCCTCGTCTTCAAACCCAGCATCCCTTCCAGCCAGATCTGAGCAGAGGTGTGTTTGTAAACCGCCCACGTCGCCACCTGCCAGACTGCTTATTTGCTCCTGTAAATCGCCACAATCTTCTGCAAGAGAGCGATCAGAAGAGGAAGTGGTCATAGTCTCTTTCTTTACCTCTACTGTCTCCATCTTGGGCTCTCCTCCGCCTTCCTCCCCCAGTTTCACTTTCACTCCACTTGCACTGCTGTCCGACTGACTCGGCAGCTGGATCTCCTCCATATCTAACGACATGGTCGCTCCGTATTTCTCCTCCACCTCATCTGGTCGTCCCTCCCAGATTTTGGCTTCCTCGTTGATAACCTCGTCCTCATCTCCAGGCATTCCGCAGGTCCTCTTCCTGTCGCCTAACCTCTCCTCATGAGGCTTTCTCTTGTGCTTTGAGGACTCGTCACCAGACTGGCTCACCACCACCACGCCGCCCTCGTCGAGCACTTCCACAGACCTCCAGCCTTTGGGCGCCGAAGTCGGGAAGTTTTTTCTGGACAGGTGCAGCTTGCAAGCCTTTACCACGGCGTTAAGGTGCAGGTGCGAGGCGGCCAACAGCACGTCCATCACGTTGGAGGCCCCGAGCGACAAGGTGGACGTGTAGATCATGTCGAGCAGCGTGGAGAAGGCCTCCGGGGTCACCACCTCCGGGTCGATGACCATCACACCGGGACCTCCACCGCCAGCATCCTCGCCCGAGCCGAGAAGGGCCTTGAAGTGGGAGCTGCCGGCCGCTAGGATGGCGCGGTGAGCGTGGAACTTGTGGCCGCCCACCTCCACCACGCAGTCGCACAGCTGAGCGTGGAGCCGCTGGAGGTTCAGCTGCTGGAAAATGTTCTGGAAGTGACCTGGGAAGTCCATCATCTAGCATCTAAAAGGCATCACAATAGCAAACTGGAATGGGATCAAgagttggcaacactaaatggtccctattgtgtgaatgttgtctatctgtgttggccctgccatgaggtggcgatttgtccagggtgtacgcaccgccttccgcccatgtgcagctgagataggctccagcaccccccgccaccccaaaagggacaagcggtaagaaaatggatggatggaagagtaACTCCAGTCTGACCTTCATTCAAAATGATCACGTCGTCAACCGACGCTCTTGCAGATGCTCCGAGTCTGGAGGATGGCCGGGCTTCGAAACACAACCACAAACTCGCTCTTCAACACGTACATGGATCCACTAGTCTGCAAAAATGAAACGTTCATTGCCGTCAAAGCTCGACGATGTCCAAAAAGGAATGAGGTTTTGTTGTCTGAGCGTTAGAGCCTCCATTAGTATAATCCAGCACTGTAGCGCAACATCGCCCCCAAGTGGCCATCCTGTGGAAGTGCAACACGTCAACAAAGGCTCACAATATTTATTGTCTTCAAAATGATGGATCGCAAAAGTGTTTGAACTGCACGGTCTCCATCTTGACCCTGTTACTATTTTATACTTTCCGGCGGTGCTAATCTTtacaaaaatatcagtctgatatTTGTAAAGGTGCACTTCTGGATTACATGGGAACTTATTGTGGCCCATAATTACGTAACGTATGAAGTTTACAGTTGCATTATAGACTTGTTTGATTCTCACGTACAGatatagccatccatccatttcttaccgcttgtcccttatctcagcctatcccagctgcatttgggcggaaggcggggtacaccctggacaagtcgccacctcatcgcagggccaacacagatagacacacaacattcacacactagggaccatttagtgttgccaattaacttatccccaggtgcatgtctttggaggtgggaggggcctatattatctatcaatcaatcaatgtttacatatatatagccctgaatcacaagtgtctcaaagggctgcacaagaaaaaactcaacccaatgggatgacaatgagaattaAATGCATATCAAGTATTTGTATGGTTTActgttaaacaacaacaacaacaaaatcatAGCACAAATCGAACACCAGATAAGTTAATCATCACTTTTAATCCTGCGAACCTATCTTCCACTAAACAACTTCCGTAATGACCATTCATACAATAACAAGCTGTATTCAACACAAGAAAAGCAGGCTAACGTGGTACTGTACATAGCATTAGTACATTAAGTAGTAAAGATGGACAGATGTTGGTCATCCTCTGTAGTGAGGGCTCCAGCAACctcctggtggtggtggtggtggtggtcctCACAGCCCTCTGACACAGTGGAGATCCTCAGGGTGGACCAAAGAAGACATCTCATATACTGTCCAACTTCTTCAGGACATATGGAGCTGTGAATGCATAATATGTATTATTAGTAGTACGTATCTCTACTACTTTATGCAGCCCAGGCATGTCAAacgtgttttcattgagggccacatcgcagttatggttgctctcagagggccgcttctaatagTGAATAGCATATCAATATAAATGTATACCTGTACAATACATGTATATAattacctatgcatttgattattagaatctttttttacatacactgttaaaaaaaaatctccagattttactgaaaaaaactgccagctcagtctccagaattttaccagttttagatttaaaaaaataatacatatgtttgtttttttacaataaaattcatgcaacagagcagccagtttttccaaaataaaacctacatttgttgtttttatagtgtgttaatgtacactaccgttcaaaagtttgtggtcacccaaacaattttgtgtttgagccttcatttgtaagaacaagaatagactgtggagtttcagatgaaagttctctttttctggccattttgagcgtttaattgaccccacaaatgtgatgctccagaaactcaatctgctccaaggaaggtcagttttgtagcttctgtaacgagctaaagtgttttcagatgtgtgaacatgattgcacaaggcttttctaatcatcaattagccttctgagccaatgagcaaacacattgtaccattagaacactggagtgatagttgctggaaatgggcctctatacacctatgtagatattgcaccaaaaagcagacatttgcagctagaatagtcatttagcacattagcaatgtatagagtgtatttctttaaagttaagactagtttaaagttatcttcattgaaaagtacagtgcttttccttcaaaaataaggacatttacatgtgaccccaaacttttgaacgctagtgtatatggaAAAACGGTACAAAAGTTTTTTGTAcaataaaaaaatggcagctcaatcCCCAGAATTTTACCTAaaagtcatttttacagtgtacaatttgatgggtaACTTACAATTAAAATACAAGTTAAGCATATATTGaagtattcatttttatttaaaaaaatgttttcccggaATGTAATATTTTGCTGCATTATTAGATACAATTAAAGTTCAAACGATAtgaaattgcatgcagtacatgttatTTTTAAATATCAAAACGGAAAGAACAAAATAgctttagtaagaaaagataaagtacttatttccaggctttcacgggccacataaaactaaactaaacttctCACctactttttaccctctttccaTTTTGTCGGTTTCCCCCCCCCCCTGGTCGACCAAAACACCTCCATCTTGTTAGGAGGAGCGCCATGACTTTAGAGGCGGAATTTTCAAGAAATGTGTCCGAGACAAAAGGAGCTACTATGGGACACAATCATGGCAAAGAACGTCGCACCCCCCtcttgattgacatattttacaatcaaacgaaacgcaacaaaaatgcaacaaacagcgaaatatgaacgcaaaaaaACCAcagcctacaatctgatatatttgatatatcactaagtgatatataataaatatatattataaataaataaatcctttatttattgaatcaaaaagactgaaattccaccacatagtgaatttgcaaacagctaaaatgatacacaaagtaaactataacctgctagccatgaatgtacaacaattcttctcaaaaaaagaggagaaatataatcttagagaaaagtgtaatttaaaacatttgtaggcacgtacaacacttaagaccttcagtatgtggaattaaatgatggaatggatgaagcaaagcaatccaacaatgtactaatatgatacacttcaagaaactcttcaaacttaaagtgtttacaaagtacaaagaagaagaaccatgacaaacattctcaatttattccatccaaccattcattcattctcaaaataatcttacttatctcaccatatgaaatatgacttacttcaccaattattattgatttatttatttgtattgtgattacttatggagtatattgtgcaGGAagcgaacaaaagttttagcaactgttatgtgaaagaaaaggggtgggattaaataagctgtgcttcttcctactccttttcgaacatgttgaaaagagaaactggaaattgtgatgtatcatgttgtatgcatgcatgtgtgatgtatcatgttgtatgcatgcatgtgtgatgtatcatgttgtatgcatgcatgtgtgatgtatcatgttgtatgcatgcatgtgtgatgtatcatgttgtatgcatgcatgtgtgatgtatcatgttgtatgcatgcatgtgtgatgtatcatgttgtatgcatgcatgtgtgatgtatcatgttgtatgcgtgcatgtgtgatgtatcatgttgtatgcgtgcatgtgtgatgtatcatgttgtatgcatgcatgtgtgatgtatcatgttgtatgcatgcatgtgtgatgtatcatgttgtatgcatgcatgtgtgatgtatcatgttgtatgcatgcatgtgtgatgtatcatgttgtatgcatgcatgtgtgatgtatcatgttgtatgcatgcatgtgtgatgtatcatgttgtatgcatgcatgtgtgatgcatcatgttgtatgcatgcatgtgtgatgtatcatgttgtatgcatgcatgtgtgatgtatcatgttgtatgcatgcatgtgtgatgtatcatgttgtatgcatgcatgtgtgatgcatcatgttgtatgcatgcatgtgtgatgtatcatgttgtatgcatgcatgtgtgatgtatcatgttgtatgcatgcatgtgtgatgtatcatgttgtatgcttgcatggtccaaataaactcaaactcaaaaaaaaagttttacaactttgttgtaaaaatctccttccgcgtctgtccctgacacccgcatttcaaatagattaccatagtaattaattagattaccatagtaactcaatagattaccatagtatctaattagattaccatagtaactaatgagatgaccatagtaactaattagattaccatagtaactaatgtgATTACCATTGTATCGTGTAACTAATgagattgccatagtaactaattagattaccatagtactaatgagatgaccatagcaactaatgagatgaccatagtaactaatgagatgaccatagtaactaattagatgaccatagtaactaattagatgaccatagtgactaattaaattaccatagtaactaatgagatgaccatagtaactaattagatgaccatagtaactaatgaatgaccatagtaactaattagatgaccatagtaactaatgagatgaccatagtaactaattagatgaccatagtaactaatgagatgaccatagtaactaattagatgaccatagtaactaattagatgaccatagtgactaattaaattaccatagtaactaatgagatgaccatagtaactaattagatgaccatagtaactaatgagaTGACCATACTAACTaatgagatgaccatagtaactaattagatgaccatagtaactaatgagatgaccatagtaactaattagatgaccatagtaactaattagattaccatagtaactaattagatgaccatagtaactagtatatcatgcaaaagcgcagattccaaccattgaaatacttagtatagttgaagatttacggccattagaaaacatgagtgcacatcataatggcagctacactttacatcttaaagatataaaaaaataatttgggaatgtccggcgggccagattgaaaagcttaacggcggcccccgggccttaatttgcccatgtCTGGTTTAGACCAACCTTAACAAATCGCAATATACTAACAATTTCCGTACTTAAATGCATGAAGATAATAGAGTTTGTATCAAAGTTGAGAGTTGTAATGTACATAGTTCTGTGCTACGTCCTCTGTACTCACTGGCTCGAAGGAGGGCAGCGTAAATAAGAAAGTTTCGTAACGATGAAATGACGTCCTGTCGCATTTTCTTCTTCATTTCCTCTGGGTCCATTTTAGGACCGAGTCCTTCCAATTTGAACATGATTAATGTGAGTTTTCGTTCAACGTGAGCTTGattgtacgtttttttttttttagcgtggAAGAAAGTACATGACCCGGAAGTTACACCGGAAGTAGTCGGGATCAAGGATGGCGGCTCTGGAGGGACAAAATGCATGTAAGCATGACCATAGTGCCATCTATGGTCATTATGGGAATTACTGTACATTTAAGCAAACACTTATACCTGTACATGTATTGGTGCGTCATTTTCAGATTGGAgttgaaatcaatcaatcaatctttatttcagaccttaagatccatccatccatccattttctaccgcttgtcccttttgggatccattacacacataaaaacacaatacaaaacattaaaaaccaaacaataacacattaaaaaacaaaacaataaaacattaaaaacaaaacaataaatcataacaaaacaataaaacataaacacaacaataaaacataaatgaATTAAGCTAGAATAACAATTTCTATAAATGCATGTAAGCATTACCATAGTGCCATCCATGGGTATTATGGGAATTACTGTACATTTAAGCAAACACGTATATGTATTGATGCGTCATTTTCAGAACTTGGACAAACATTTTAAGAGTTTGGAGTTGAAatcaatcaatctttattgcagaccttaaga carries:
- the LOC133648046 gene encoding zinc finger and BTB domain-containing protein 5-like, producing the protein MMDFPGHFQNIFQQLNLQRLHAQLCDCVVEVGGHKFHAHRAILAAGSSHFKALLGSGEDAGGGGPGVMVIDPEVVTPEAFSTLLDMIYTSTLSLGASNVMDVLLAASHLHLNAVVKACKLHLSRKNFPTSAPKGWRSVEVLDEGGVVVVSQSGDESSKHKRKPHEERLGDRKRTCGMPGDEDEVINEEAKIWEGRPDEVEEKYGATMSLDMEEIQLPSQSDSSASGVKVKLGEEGGGEPKMETVEVKKETMTTSSSDRSLAEDCGDLQEQISSLAGGDVGGLQTHLCSDLAGRDAGFEDEGIDSLSELALSCFLNPGHEGETAAMDQEEGFASLAAAATAAAAASDAAGQRGPNTSAQAPDATLLLTSVPLEQILPTQSPGFSDTLILRPAHNSLTGFLSLEAPKGRAASSGTTFRRIAPKVLPESDADPSAALSSAALSSAALSSAALSSAALSSAALSSAALSSAALSSAALSSAALSSATLSSAALSSGPAADDRAPLTRASEDVLSKCKKAAAEDNVLLVEGEKKYACKICSKTFMNLTDCKKHIRVHTGEKPYPCPKCGKRFSQSSHLYKHSKNSSCVNWKDEHSFPDALP
- the tomm5 gene encoding mitochondrial import receptor subunit TOM5 homolog, which codes for MFKLEGLGPKMDPEEMKKKMRQDVISSLRNFLIYAALLRATPYVLKKLDSI